In a single window of the Luteolibacter yonseiensis genome:
- a CDS encoding ABC transporter permease subunit produces MRTTGFLLSLIGVLAIIGETCGIAFPTARWFFETSRQIPWLNSSEGAVVFPWFGWLASGILCLAGLTMVVRSWTSGPPNPVTLRKIQRFKAIKRGYYSLLILLCLAGIAGLDQVVVGKRALAVEQDGRWRFPAFLPTDLKNKDFGMMGEREEAAADYRELKRVFKTTGKGRVIMPLVAYDPTGDTLPPRSRSMVLKDGKYHQAGSDQPYFGLVANFYNVEQARVHIRYTMRRGLYNGPADGWDEKGAPIYSADYRDGVLISEKYNGPGSKEDFLYREASDLRAMKYHPAPPMLETGNLLGTTSQGYDVLAYLYGGLQVNLKAALIYLPIIYLIGITIGMLMGYLGGWFDILSNRVVEIFVNVPFLFVVIILSSMVPERFKGLPVILGILMIFGWISIAMLMRTAAYRDKGRDYISAARVLGARAPRIIFTHLLPNTLAIIVTLLPFSMSALIFSLTALDYLGFGLPPEYATWGRLLNDGLSNLSAPWLVTATFSALVGLLVLITFVGEGIREAFDPKKFTYYR; encoded by the coding sequence ATGCGAACCACCGGATTCCTACTCTCACTCATCGGAGTGCTCGCCATCATCGGGGAAACCTGCGGCATCGCCTTCCCGACGGCCCGCTGGTTCTTTGAAACAAGCCGCCAGATTCCCTGGCTGAACAGCAGCGAAGGAGCGGTGGTGTTCCCGTGGTTCGGCTGGCTGGCCTCGGGCATCCTCTGTCTGGCCGGCCTGACCATGGTTGTCCGCTCGTGGACATCCGGCCCGCCGAATCCCGTGACATTGCGGAAAATCCAGCGGTTCAAGGCGATCAAGCGCGGGTATTACTCGCTGCTGATCCTGCTGTGCCTCGCGGGCATCGCCGGGCTGGACCAGGTGGTCGTCGGCAAGCGCGCTCTCGCGGTGGAACAGGATGGCAGGTGGCGGTTCCCGGCGTTCCTTCCCACCGACCTGAAGAACAAGGATTTCGGCATGATGGGCGAGCGCGAGGAGGCCGCCGCCGACTACCGTGAATTAAAACGGGTTTTCAAAACCACGGGCAAGGGACGGGTCATCATGCCCCTCGTGGCGTATGACCCGACCGGCGACACCCTGCCACCGCGCTCGAGAAGCATGGTTCTCAAGGATGGCAAATACCACCAGGCCGGGAGCGACCAGCCATACTTCGGACTGGTGGCGAATTTTTACAATGTGGAACAGGCCCGCGTCCACATCCGCTACACGATGCGCCGCGGCCTCTACAACGGTCCGGCGGACGGTTGGGATGAAAAGGGCGCGCCCATCTACAGCGCCGACTATCGTGACGGCGTCCTGATCAGCGAGAAATACAACGGTCCCGGCAGCAAGGAGGACTTCCTCTACCGCGAGGCCAGCGACCTGCGCGCGATGAAGTATCACCCCGCCCCTCCCATGCTCGAAACGGGCAACCTGCTGGGCACCACCTCCCAAGGTTATGACGTGCTTGCCTACCTCTACGGAGGCCTGCAGGTGAACCTCAAGGCGGCGCTCATCTACCTGCCCATCATCTATCTGATAGGGATCACGATCGGGATGCTCATGGGGTATCTCGGCGGCTGGTTCGACATCCTCTCGAACCGGGTGGTCGAGATTTTCGTGAACGTGCCGTTTCTTTTCGTCGTGATCATCCTCTCCAGCATGGTTCCGGAGCGTTTCAAGGGCCTGCCCGTGATCCTCGGCATCCTGATGATCTTCGGCTGGATCAGCATCGCCATGCTCATGCGGACCGCGGCCTACCGGGACAAGGGTCGCGACTACATTTCCGCAGCCCGGGTGCTGGGCGCGCGCGCTCCGCGCATCATCTTCACCCACCTGCTGCCGAACACGCTGGCGATCATCGTGACGCTTCTGCCGTTTTCCATGTCCGCGCTGATCTTCTCCCTGACCGCGCTCGACTACCTCGGCTTCGGACTGCCTCCGGAGTATGCGACATGGGGACGGCTTTTGAACGACGGCCTGTCGAACCTCTCCGCGCCATGGCTCGTCACCGCCACCTTCTCCGCACTCGTCGGGCTTCTCGTGCTCATCACCTTCGTCGGGGAGGGC